GCTTTATTGACTAAATTTGCGTGAAAATCGTTCAGATACAGatgcgatggcgagaattggtactCGGCGAGAACTGGTCGCCTGCCAGTACATCAGTATGGAAGctgatatgttattttattgcCGACGGTGAGTTTTCGACTTTTGGTAAAACACAGGTACCTGGCTcgttttttaatgatattttgcaatacaaaatatataagaaaTGTAAAGTACTCGCTCAGAGTTGAAATCTGACGTATTCTTCTAGCAGCGATTTTAACGGGAGGAGTTAAGGTTGGTCTTAAAATGTCACCAGTTTCTCAGTGTCTGTAGGCgaaaatagtttttaaaaacGAGCCAGGTACCTGGTATAGGTAGTCTAAATTGTTAAAATAGATTAGATActtctagaattgtctccctggaacgAGTGATTTCTGGAGACGAAGAATATTTTATCAtaccgaacaaaattaaaagaaatccataatacatgtattttgtttcatCGACAAGCTACCTAAATATCAGGTAAAAGAactcatgaaaatatttctCAATAACGTTAATGCTAAATTCGTCGGGCTGCAAAAAATTAGCAGCAGCGTTGCCATTGTAAgttgacgttgcagatgacgtcaacttccggttagTGTGCGGAGCTTCTAAGGGGTTATTTCACTCGCCTTCCCATTCCGGTGAATTATCTAACTTATTCAaagtcatgtgatcaagtttaatccaatcagaacattctaaatgaaagtgaggtataataataggcattgttatatgactgtgagTCACCCTCTAATACAGATGGTATTACTATAATATTGACTGAGCTAAGCTATGTTCTACCTATCACTCAAGGGTCTGTTATCAGTATATCATCTCGTTACCAATGGAGATGTCATAACAGTAAATAAGGAAGTATAACTTCAAGAGAATCAACCGGATGTTCAAAGATAGTCAAGTGTACATATAATGTGACTGTCATAACCTTAAATCTCGATACCAATATCTCAATACTTAAGTTATTTTTTCATAGTTTTCTTGATTTTATTCTTTAGAATTTTACACCTATGTATATACGTTAATGTCATagttaaatatattgatttacaCTTAATTTCAAggttttatatgtatatctcGTCCAATTTAATCCGAGTGATGATTTTACACGCTAACCCGTTGACCCATCTCTTCATCCTGACATGAGCGATCGTATATTGATATTCAAACTTTAATTTTTAGGCACATTAATTTGGACATTTTACAGATTatggtgttatatatatatatcgattgTTGTGCAAAATATTCGGATTGTATcatctatttaaaaaatgcaaagCGAATGAATAATCAAGGTTTCTTTAAATACATAATTGATACAGTTTCCATGTCTCTCCATAATGACAATTTAAGCATGCGTCTCACTCctgaattttaaaacatattttagcatatatctgtatacaagtagattacaataaaatgttccAACTCGTCATATAACTTAATTTCGTATCACATAAACTTTGTCCTTTTTTAGTAACTTAATTTTGGCAGTAAATCCATAAGATCGAAGGCCAGCATTGTTCTTCGGTAAATAAGCTACATATCTTCGTAATAATACGGTAATATTTATTGTATAGCTCTATATTTTTACATGCGATGATTTCTTAAATAGTGCAGCCTATGTTGTAAATCAAAACATCACGATACGTCAAAGTGAACTATATCACATGGAATCAAAGGACAAATCGATTCTTATAGTTAATGTAGCAGGCTCTTGGCATTAATGGTTACACTGACCAGAAGAAAGCGCAGTAGGCCAAACATTGTGAAGCAGATATATCATCTATAGGTACATAAAACTGGCTCACACCTACCTTCTGTTGTTAGCATAGTAACTAGGCTGTATAATATCGAAAGAAAggaaagatgaaaaaaataacatttgttatTTCTACACTGAACAAGGTGATAAATATTGAagtgaaaatattaaattgataaatgaatcacgGAAATAACAAATAAACTATTAACACGTATAATTAAATGAGGACTGTTTTTGTATTCTCTCTGGATTTTAGAACACAAGTTTAGTTCATTATTGATGAATTAATGTAAACTTCACTTGTTTGTGTCTGTCAAAAAGGCAAAGATTATCAAAATCAAGTTCATTATTccagaaataaacaatttttgacaaaatctaGTTCATAATTCCAGAAATccacatttttatcaaaatcaagtTCATTATTCCAGAAATCAacaatttttgacaaaatctaGTTCATAATTCCAGAAAtctacatttttatcaaaatcaagtTCATTATTCCAGAAATCAacaatttttgacaaaatctaATTGTTCATTATTCCAGAAATCAacaatttttgacaaaatctaATAGTTCATTATTCCAGAAATcaacattttttgtcaaaatctaCTTCGTTATTCCAGAAATCTACaacttttatcaaaatcaagTTCATTATTCCAGAAATCAacatttctgtcaaaatttaATAGTTCATTATTCCAGAAATCAACAATATAATTTGTCAAAATCTAGTTATTATTCCAgaaatcaacatttttattcaaaatctaATAGTTCATTATTCCagaaatcaataatttattttcaaaatctagTTCATAATTCCAGAAATCCACATTTTTGTCAAAATCAAGTCCATTATTCCAGAAATCAACAACTTTTATCAAAACCAAGGTcattatttcagaatatttttttgtcaaaatcttGTTCATTATTCCAGTAATTAACTATTTTTGTCAAAATCTAATTGTTCATTATTccagaaatcattttttttgtcaaaatctaGTTTATTATTTCAGAAATCAACAATTTTTGTCAAAATCTAGTTCATTATTCCAGAAATCAACATTTTTTGTCAAATCTACCTGTATATAGATAATTTTGTTGGCTAATTTGATTAAATAGAATGTGTATTGCAGTAATGCTGGAAAAGggaatattgtatcataatgaggaaaaacggtataaagctagtatattaataatccgaaataaatggccaaaataaattcaaagtaaaatcaaaatcatttctatggaatatatattcagccactatagggccttcttcagtccgaaataacactaacacaaagGAGTATTGTAATTAGCATATATCGTTATTTCGAAGTCGTATAACTCGATATTTTCCCATTCCTTTTTAACTTGTGTTGCACAGGATGAGAAACGCAGTCACACACTATACGGATAGTTTGTTTGAGATTGatcttttgtaaataaaaaatacagaaattatCCCGACTTCGAAATACACTACCTTATGTgagtatgtatataatataaatatataatctaaATAAAGAACTCTACGAGAGATTTACCGTCTTTAGTAACCTTGACCGGTGACGTCACTTTGGTTAGAATAAAGTCCAAAAGACTCTACATCTGAGAAACTGTCGTTGATGTCCTAACAGCAAATGAAAATGTCCGCAAAGATGTCACATACCATCTACTAATTGTATcaaactcaaaaaaaaaaaaaaaaaaaaacatgaatgcGCGGCTAGTTTACGAAGCATACAGCATCTGCTGTCTCTAAAGTAaaactataaaatatatgtttactaATGTATTTACTAAAAGGTATCAAATGATTTCGAAATAAAGAAAACTTATATTTCGATTAAATAAACTAGAATTATCTTTTGAATATCATAACATGCCTAAATCTCTAAATCAATCCGAAATGTTTCTCAGTTTATATGTGGTGGTATTGTCTTATTTTAAAACGTCACACtgattaaattacatgtacGCACCTTCGACTTCCTTCCAATGATGTAGATTGGTTCGAACGTGTCTATTGGTCCTACAGATGTGCTACCATCTACATAATGTAGTATCTCAGTGTAGGTTTTGGGTTTGGAGACTTCCCCTCTAGATCTGTACTCTCCATTCGAACTTTCACGGGGAGTTTCACTTTTATCGAAGTCTTCTAAACGTTTGTTTTTATCGGCTGTGCTGCATTGTGGATATTCAAGATACACAGGGATCGGCTCAAATGGTTGTTTCACACAACATACAGATTTATCCGAACTTTTCCTTTTATACAAAACGATTTCATCGGATGTCTTGGTCGGACGTTTAGAAGATCCATTGACATTTGGATCCAGCAATAAATCCAAACCAATCCATTGTCTTTTCTTTTCTGTCGAAACTCTCGGTGGCCACGACGCTTGACTCcgtaattttgttttatttttcatgtcgTGATATAATATATCAACTCCAGAAGACAGTGATAATTGGTTCTCTAACCAGGTTTCCCGTCGTCGTAGCCCCGGTTTTGGTCTGAGTTTCTGGTTCCGTATAAATTTGATGGCTCTCCTTGTTGACCGTGGGACATTCCCCTGTACATGCTCCCCCTCCTCCCCGTCTGTTAATACCAGTGAGGAGGATAACAACTGGCCCAGGCCTGAATAAGGCTGCCAACATTCTATAGTAGCCATT
The nucleotide sequence above comes from Argopecten irradians isolate NY chromosome 1, Ai_NY, whole genome shotgun sequence. Encoded proteins:
- the LOC138307994 gene encoding uncharacterized protein isoform X4; translated protein: MATIECWQPYSGLGQLLSSSLVLTDGEEGEHVQGNVPRSTRRAIKFIRNQKLRPKPGLRRRETWLENQLSLSSGVDILYHDMKNKTKLRSQASWPPRVSTEKKRQWIGLDLLLDPNVNGSSKRPTKTSDEIVLYKRKSSDKSVCCVKQPFEPIPVYLEYPQCSTADKNKRLEDFDKSETPRESSNGEYRSRGEVSKPKTYTEILHYVDGSTSVGPIDTFEPIYIIGRKSKPSYYANNRRRG
- the LOC138307994 gene encoding uncharacterized protein isoform X2, translating into MATIECWQPYSGLGQLLSSSLVLTDGEEGEHVQGNVPRSTRRAIKFIRNQKLRPKPGLRRRETWLENQLSLSSGVDILYHDMKNKTKLRSQASWPPRVSTEKKRQWIGLDLLLDPNVNGSSKRPTKTSDEIVLYKRKSSDKSVCCVKQPFEPIPVYLEYPQCSTADKNKRLEDFDKSETPRESSNGEYRSRGEVSKPKTYTEILHYVDGSTSVGPIDTFEPIYIIGRKSKPSYYANNRRSRSTYTSPKPALNRSSSTQNRPGVRDTWCPREGDH
- the LOC138307994 gene encoding uncharacterized protein isoform X3, which encodes MATIECWQPYSGLGQLLSSSLVLTDGEEGEHVQGNVPRSTRRAIKFIRNQKLRPKPGLRRRETWLENQLSLSSGVDILYHDMKNKTKLRSQASWPPRVSTEKKRQWIGLDLLLDPNVNGSSKRPTKTSDEIVLYKRKSSDKSVCCVKQPFEPIPVYLEYPQCSTADKNKRLEDFDKSETPRESSNGEYRSRGEVSKPKTYTEILHYVDGSTSVGPIDTFEPIYIIGRKSKDINDSFSDVESFGLYSNQSDVTGQGY